One Deltaproteobacteria bacterium genomic window carries:
- a CDS encoding prepilin-type N-terminal cleavage/methylation domain-containing protein, translating to MNTTMRGFTLVELLVVVAIIGILAAIAIPQFTKFKREGAVAHAQADLKNCMGEATSQEIVNGLQTLNCTDMAGNQLDCTVTIHVTNGSITLNSCTNHDYNGFLLTCVLTNNIPSCTP from the coding sequence ATGAACACCACAATGCGCGGATTCACCTTGGTCGAGCTTTTGGTCGTCGTGGCCATTATCGGCATTCTCGCGGCCATCGCCATTCCCCAATTCACCAAATTCAAACGCGAAGGGGCCGTGGCCCACGCCCAGGCGGATTTGAAAAACTGCATGGGCGAAGCCACGAGCCAGGAAATCGTCAACGGCCTCCAGACCCTGAATTGCACCGACATGGCCGGCAACCAGCTCGACTGCACGGTGACCATCCACGTCACCAATGGCAGCATCACCCTGAACTCCTGTACCAATCATGACTACAACGGTTTCCTCCTGACCTGCGTTCTGACGAACAACATCCCCTCCTGCACCCCCTGA